From Apium graveolens cultivar Ventura chromosome 9, ASM990537v1, whole genome shotgun sequence, the proteins below share one genomic window:
- the LOC141686059 gene encoding uncharacterized protein LOC141686059 encodes MMKKFGFTGIWIDRVMELVKFVTYSFLHNGVEFGNVVPAQGLRQDDPISPYLYITCAEGLSVIIRYNKTAGLIHGCTIARGAPSTISHLLFAYDCYFFFKAIVGEASVMRSNLDHYEKESGQMINYDKFTVIFSPNTTEENKQIVCSRLGVRELQEPGNYLEMPMSIGRRKIASFFFWWIESRKSLKDFER; translated from the coding sequence ATGATGAAAAAGTTCGGATTTACAGGGATTTGGATTGATAGGGTGATGGAGTTAGTTAAATTTGTCACCTACAGTTTCTTGCATAATGGGGTAGAATTCGGGAATGTGGTTCCAGCTCAGGGTTTGCGACAAGATGATCCGATTTCACCTTACTTATATATTACGTGTGCAGAGGGCTTAAGTGTAATTATTCGGTATAATAAAACTGCAGGTCTTATCCATGGTTGTACTATAGCACGGGGAGCTCCTAGTACAATATCGCATCTGCTCTTCGCATACGATTGCTATTTTTTCTTTAAGGCTATTGTAGGCGAAGCTAGTGTTATGAGGAGTAATTTGGATCATTACGAGAAGGAGTCGGGTCAAATGATAAACTATGACAAGTTTACAGTGATATTTTCGCCCAATACTACGGAGGAGAATAAGCAGATTGTGTGTTCTCGATTGGGTGTAAGGGAGTTGCAGGAGCCTGGGAACTATTTGGAAATGCCCATGAGCATAGGTCGTAGAAAGATTGCAAGTTTTTTTTTCTGGTGGATAGAGTCGAGAAAAAGCTTGAAGGATTTCGAAAGATAA